Proteins found in one Dictyoglomus sp. genomic segment:
- the gndA gene encoding NADP-dependent phosphogluconate dehydrogenase — translation MKGDIGLVGLAVMGQNLALNIARKGYSVSVYNRTPKKTEEFLKEKVKEEKIIPCYDLKNFVDSLEKPRKIILMVKAGNPVDEMINDLLPYLDPGDLIIDGGNSHYLDTSRRIKELKEKGILYLGMGVSGGEYGALYGPSLMPGGSETAYKMVEDLLLKISAKTDDGPCCTFVGRDSAGHFVKMVHNGIEYAYMQAIAETYDIMRKALKMNSYEIGDVFENWNKGELNSFLMEISYKIMRYIDREKGIPLVELILDKAEQKGTGKWTAQSALDLGVPTPSLNLAVEARTLSYFKDLRKDLSKKYSILNSNILLEKEKILKDLEKSLLFALFMAFSQGLWLISSASKAFDYGINLSEVLRIWKGGCIIRAKILNFLREIINENPENVNLLNSEKSISFVKDKLDSIKNITKLAKDFNIATLVLNSSLDYFLSLIEEDLPANLIQAQRDFFGAHTFERKDKEGIFHIQWEEF, via the coding sequence ATGAAGGGAGATATTGGATTAGTGGGATTAGCAGTAATGGGGCAGAATCTTGCCTTGAATATCGCAAGGAAAGGTTATTCAGTATCAGTATATAATAGAACTCCTAAAAAAACAGAGGAATTCTTAAAAGAGAAAGTAAAGGAAGAAAAGATAATTCCATGTTATGATCTAAAAAACTTTGTGGATTCTTTAGAGAAACCACGAAAGATAATTCTTATGGTAAAAGCTGGAAATCCTGTAGATGAGATGATTAATGATCTTTTACCCTATTTAGATCCTGGTGATCTGATAATTGATGGTGGAAATTCTCATTATTTAGATACTTCAAGAAGGATTAAAGAGTTAAAGGAAAAGGGGATTCTATATCTAGGAATGGGAGTATCAGGAGGAGAATATGGAGCACTATATGGTCCCTCTTTGATGCCTGGAGGTTCTGAAACAGCATACAAAATGGTAGAAGACCTTCTATTAAAAATCTCTGCAAAGACCGACGATGGTCCATGTTGTACTTTTGTAGGAAGAGATTCTGCAGGACATTTTGTAAAAATGGTTCATAATGGTATTGAATATGCATATATGCAAGCTATAGCTGAAACTTATGATATTATGAGGAAAGCTTTAAAGATGAACTCTTACGAGATAGGAGATGTTTTTGAAAATTGGAATAAAGGAGAATTAAATTCCTTTTTAATGGAGATATCTTATAAGATTATGAGATATATTGATAGAGAAAAAGGAATTCCCCTTGTAGAGCTAATCTTAGATAAAGCAGAACAAAAAGGAACAGGAAAATGGACTGCCCAATCCGCATTAGATCTTGGAGTTCCTACTCCCTCTCTAAATCTTGCAGTAGAAGCAAGAACTTTATCTTACTTTAAAGATTTAAGAAAGGATCTTTCTAAAAAGTATTCTATACTTAACTCAAACATCCTCCTTGAAAAAGAGAAAATTCTTAAAGATTTAGAGAAATCTCTTCTTTTTGCATTATTCATGGCCTTTTCTCAAGGACTTTGGTTAATAAGTTCTGCTAGTAAAGCTTTTGATTACGGAATAAATCTTTCAGAAGTACTAAGAATATGGAAAGGAGGTTGTATAATAAGGGCGAAAATTCTAAACTTTTTAAGAGAAATTATTAATGAAAATCCTGAAAATGTGAATCTTCTAAATAGTGAAAAATCCATCTCTTTTGTTAAGGATAAATTAGATTCTATAAAAAATATAACAAAACTTGCAAAAGATTTTAACATAGCAACCTTGGTTTTAAATTCCTCTTTAGATTACTTCTTGAGCTTAATCGAAGAAGATCTTCCTGCAAATCTTATTCAAGCTCAAAGAGACTTTTTCGGTGCTCATACCTTTGAAAGAAAAGATAAAGAAGGAATTTTTCATATTCAATGGGAAGAATTTTAA